The Palaeococcus ferrophilus DSM 13482 nucleotide sequence GGCGACGCCGGTTCCAATGACCACAGCGTCAAACTTCCGCATTTTCCTCATCCCTCTCTATCCTAACGCCCCTCCAGAAGGCAACGTACCCCTTGATGGCCTTCGCGGCCTCCTTAGGTTCGGGGTAATACCATGCGGCGTCTTTGTTCACATGACCGCCGACCACAACGTGGTAGTAACTCGCCACGCCCTTCCAGGGGCAGGTCGTGTGAGTGTCGCTCTCCCTGAGGAACTCCCATCTCACGCCCCACGGTGGGAAATACACGTTGCCCTCGAGAAGAACCACTTCCCCGCTCCCTGCCTCGGCAATAACTTCTCCGTTCCAAACAGCTCTAACCATGAAAACCACTCCATCATTAAGTAGGCGGAAAAAGTTAAACGGCTTTCTGTTTACAGAGTGGAAAGATATCAAAAACAATATATTGCAATGTAAAAAGCACAACCGTCGGAACATTGAAAAGAGGTGAGGCCAAAAGGCCCCAGTCTCACTCGAGGCTTATTCCAGCCTGCTCGAGGGCGGCCTTGACTGCCTCGTCGTCAGCTCCCCTCTCGATGTTAACCTTCTCCGGAAGGGGCTCGATGTGCTTGATGTTCATCCTTCTCCTCTTAACCTTGTTGAGGCCAGCGCCGGTAACGAGGACGAAGTTCCTGTCTATGACG carries:
- a CDS encoding DUF427 domain-containing protein, with the translated sequence MVRAVWNGEVIAEAGSGEVVLLEGNVYFPPWGVRWEFLRESDTHTTCPWKGVASYYHVVVGGHVNKDAAWYYPEPKEAAKAIKGYVAFWRGVRIERDEENAEV
- a CDS encoding 50S ribosomal protein L14e: MVAIEVGRIGVIIAGRRAGQKVVVVDVIDRNFVLVTGAGLNKVKRRRMNIKHIEPLPEKVNIERGADDEAVKAALEQAGISLE